A window of Nicotiana sylvestris chromosome 8, ASM39365v2, whole genome shotgun sequence genomic DNA:
TTCAAGTGTTTATTGCGTTCTagatttaatatttatacatGCTTAATAAATTTCTCACataaatataatatttgaataAAAGCTACTAAACTCGACACATATCTGAGTTTCTAGCTAAGTCCATGTTGTTTTATAGTGGATATTATCGGTGGCGTATTATTTTAAGTGGACATATTAGCGTGACAAAGTTTGCTCGTGATCATTATCACcaaataaattatttagcttctatatatgtatgtatataataAGTGTCACTTGTCAGGCCTTTACATTTAGCCGCCTAGCTCTATCTTTACCAAAGCATCTTTCATGATTATTCCTTtattaatataataataatatatcAAGTGCCAATATATATTAGTACTATTATTGTCTATAGTGCAAAAAGCCGCCATACCACTATATAAACCCCCTTAACTCAAATGTCAATACATCCAACAACCAATCTTCTTACTAAAGTGTCCACTAAAATGAGTCACTTGATAACTTGTGTAGTATTCTTCCTTCTTGCCTTTGTGACTTATACTCATGCTTCCGGCGTATTTGAGGTCCATAACAACTGCCCATACACCGTCTGGGCGGCGGCAACCCCTGTAGGCGGCGGCCGACGCCTCGAGCGAGGTCAAAGCTGGTGGTTCTGGGCCCCACCGGGTACTAAAATGGCACGTATATGGGGTCGTACTAATTGCAACTTTGATGGTGCGGGTAGAGGTTGGTGTCAAACCGGTGATTGTGGTGGAGTCCTAGAATGCAAAGGGTGGGGTAAACCACCAAACACTTTAGCCGAATACGCATTGAACCAATTCAGTAACTTAGATTTCTGGGACATTTCTGTAATCGATGGATTCAACATTCCTATGTCTTTTGGCCCGACTAAGCCTGGCCCTGGAAAATGTCACGGAATTCAATGCACAGCTAATATAAATGGTGAATGCCCTGGTGCACTTAGGGTACctggaggatgtaacaacccatGTACAACATTTGGAGGACAACAATATTGTTGCACACAAGGACCTTGTGGTCCTACAGAGTTATCAAGATGGTTCAAACAAAGATGTCCTGATGCCTATAGTTATCCACAAGATGATCCAACAAGTACATTTACATGCACAAGTTGGACTACAGATTATAAGGTTATGTTCTGTCCTTATGGAAGTGCTCACAATGAAACAACA
This region includes:
- the LOC104231142 gene encoding osmotin-like protein codes for the protein MSHLITCVVFFLLAFVTYTHASGVFEVHNNCPYTVWAAATPVGGGRRLERGQSWWFWAPPGTKMARIWGRTNCNFDGAGRGWCQTGDCGGVLECKGWGKPPNTLAEYALNQFSNLDFWDISVIDGFNIPMSFGPTKPGPGKCHGIQCTANINGECPGALRVPGGCNNPCTTFGGQQYCCTQGPCGPTELSRWFKQRCPDAYSYPQDDPTSTFTCTSWTTDYKVMFCPYGSAHNETTNFPLEMPTSTHEVAK